One Pseudoliparis swirei isolate HS2019 ecotype Mariana Trench chromosome 4, NWPU_hadal_v1, whole genome shotgun sequence genomic window carries:
- the depdc7a gene encoding DEP domain-containing protein 7 isoform X2, translating into MAGKPFRATYIWSSIISNLHTCVEVKRRRHNLKSYPDCFLGSEAVDAVLAHITLNRFFGDEAVPRYKAVRLCQALMDSRVFEPVGVKVFSKEKKPATFEDGSCSLYRFLSASAGSTSPLANANSSSTIESGYDSPSMSRNKNAYGSSHERQAVLSYSTHCPVKADKSLEDLLGNLNLSSSITPQMINLGLSQELVDKVWHQQAVFRLLQLVELPLLEKLLEGGDATPRPPLHGMDSDPDLLYTSSYLDREVLKAFSEAQADEWMSGAVDCLEFLPDEGVVEVSRGLAGHADDLPRCKSLLYDILAQHYGRAQQPPLLSNHIFDIHSGISELLVNGKHEQALESLQLSLKLQGSRSREELRRLLRFMAVAAKPQEVRLHKEVENRMAVKRSFSSAIVYSKRLSKGKVDLMVLFMMDNHCDLFKIPVSLHKMVSDRIVNIVKGKDPDVITGSSSCARVSSKAYAENAERTTKEELWSLLRRVHENPKLSDKEKRRLLGQFYKGHPEIFVQYFGNRLSSINVLLQ; encoded by the exons ATGGCCGGGAAGCCGTTCCGGGCCACGTACATCTGGAGCAGCATCATCTCCAACCTCCACACGTGCGTGGAGGTCAAGCGGCGGCGCCACAACCTCAAGTCCTACCCCGACTGCTTCCTGGGCTCGGAGGCCGTGGACGCGGTGCTGGCACACATCACCCTCAACCGGTTCTTCGGCGACGAGGCGGTGCCGCGCTACAAGGCCGTCCGCCTCTGTCAGGCCCTGATGGACTCCAGGGTATTTGAGCCGGTGGGCGTGAAAGTGTTTTCCAAGGAGAAGAAGCCGGCCACGTTCGAGGACGGCAGTTGCAGCTTGTACAGGTTCCTCAGCGCGTCGGCCGGCTCCACGTCGCCGCTCGCCAACGCCAACTCCTCGAGCACCATCGAGAGCGGCTACGACTCCCCGAGCATGAGCAGGAACAAGAACGCCTACGGTTCGTCACACGAAAG ACAAGCGGTGCTGAGCTACTCCACCCACTGCCCCGTAAAAGCAGACAAATCACTGGAGGACTTGCTGGGAAACCTCAACCTgagctcctccatcacccctcAAATGATCAACCTCGGCCTCTCGCAAGAGC TTGTGGACAAGGTGTGGCACCAGCAGGCCGTGTTCAGGCTGCTGCAGCTGGTCGAGCTCCCCCTGTTGGAGAAGCTGTTAGAGGGTGGAGACGCGACGCCGCGGCCCCCCCTGCACGGCATGGACAGTGACCCGGACCTGTTGTATACATCAAGCTACCTGGACCGAGAGGTCCTCAAGGCCTTCAGCGAGGCACA GGCCGATGAGTGGATGTCAGGAGCAGTGGACTGCCTGGAGTTCCTGCCTGATGAGGGGGTGGTGGAGGTCAGCCGAGGTCTGGCCGGTCACGCCGACGACCTGCCCCGCTGTAAGAGTCTGCTCTACGACATCCTGGCTCAGCACTACGGACGCGCTCAGCAGCCTCCTCTGCTCAGCAATCACATTTTCGACATCCACTCGGGCATCTCGGAGCTACTCG TGAACGGCAAGCATGAGCAGGCTCTGGAGTCCCTGCAGCTGAGCCTCAAGCTGCAAGGCTCCCGCAGCCGGGAGGAGCTGCGCAGGCTCCTGAGGTTCATGGCCGTCGCAGCCAAACCACAGGAGGTCCGGCTGCACAAGGAG GTCGAGAACAGAATGGCGGTGAAGAGGTCGTTCTCAAGCGCCATCGTCTACAGCAAAAGACTCTCCAAAGGAAAGGTGGACCTGATGGTTCTGTTCATGATGGATAACCACTGCGATCTGTTCAAA ATTCCAGTTTCATTACACAAGATGGTCAGTGACAGGATCGTGAATATTGTGAAAGGGAAGGATCCAGATGTGATAACAG GATCGTCATCGTGCGCCAGAGTGAGCTCCAAGGCGTACGCCGAAAACGCAGAAAGAACCACGAAAGAGGAACTTTGGTCGTTGCTGCGGAGAGTCCACGAGAACCCCAAACTGTCGgataaagaaaagaggaggcTGCTGGGACAGTTTTACAAAGGCCACCCAGAGATCTTTGTTCAGTACTTTGGAAATCGATTGTCCAGCATCAACGTGTTGCTGCAGTGA
- the depdc7a gene encoding DEP domain-containing protein 7 isoform X1 — protein MHRTPEPGMAGKPFRATYIWSSIISNLHTCVEVKRRRHNLKSYPDCFLGSEAVDAVLAHITLNRFFGDEAVPRYKAVRLCQALMDSRVFEPVGVKVFSKEKKPATFEDGSCSLYRFLSASAGSTSPLANANSSSTIESGYDSPSMSRNKNAYGSSHERQAVLSYSTHCPVKADKSLEDLLGNLNLSSSITPQMINLGLSQELVDKVWHQQAVFRLLQLVELPLLEKLLEGGDATPRPPLHGMDSDPDLLYTSSYLDREVLKAFSEAQADEWMSGAVDCLEFLPDEGVVEVSRGLAGHADDLPRCKSLLYDILAQHYGRAQQPPLLSNHIFDIHSGISELLVNGKHEQALESLQLSLKLQGSRSREELRRLLRFMAVAAKPQEVRLHKEVENRMAVKRSFSSAIVYSKRLSKGKVDLMVLFMMDNHCDLFKIPVSLHKMVSDRIVNIVKGKDPDVITGSSSCARVSSKAYAENAERTTKEELWSLLRRVHENPKLSDKEKRRLLGQFYKGHPEIFVQYFGNRLSSINVLLQ, from the exons ATGCACCGAACACCAG AACCAGGCATGGCCGGGAAGCCGTTCCGGGCCACGTACATCTGGAGCAGCATCATCTCCAACCTCCACACGTGCGTGGAGGTCAAGCGGCGGCGCCACAACCTCAAGTCCTACCCCGACTGCTTCCTGGGCTCGGAGGCCGTGGACGCGGTGCTGGCACACATCACCCTCAACCGGTTCTTCGGCGACGAGGCGGTGCCGCGCTACAAGGCCGTCCGCCTCTGTCAGGCCCTGATGGACTCCAGGGTATTTGAGCCGGTGGGCGTGAAAGTGTTTTCCAAGGAGAAGAAGCCGGCCACGTTCGAGGACGGCAGTTGCAGCTTGTACAGGTTCCTCAGCGCGTCGGCCGGCTCCACGTCGCCGCTCGCCAACGCCAACTCCTCGAGCACCATCGAGAGCGGCTACGACTCCCCGAGCATGAGCAGGAACAAGAACGCCTACGGTTCGTCACACGAAAG ACAAGCGGTGCTGAGCTACTCCACCCACTGCCCCGTAAAAGCAGACAAATCACTGGAGGACTTGCTGGGAAACCTCAACCTgagctcctccatcacccctcAAATGATCAACCTCGGCCTCTCGCAAGAGC TTGTGGACAAGGTGTGGCACCAGCAGGCCGTGTTCAGGCTGCTGCAGCTGGTCGAGCTCCCCCTGTTGGAGAAGCTGTTAGAGGGTGGAGACGCGACGCCGCGGCCCCCCCTGCACGGCATGGACAGTGACCCGGACCTGTTGTATACATCAAGCTACCTGGACCGAGAGGTCCTCAAGGCCTTCAGCGAGGCACA GGCCGATGAGTGGATGTCAGGAGCAGTGGACTGCCTGGAGTTCCTGCCTGATGAGGGGGTGGTGGAGGTCAGCCGAGGTCTGGCCGGTCACGCCGACGACCTGCCCCGCTGTAAGAGTCTGCTCTACGACATCCTGGCTCAGCACTACGGACGCGCTCAGCAGCCTCCTCTGCTCAGCAATCACATTTTCGACATCCACTCGGGCATCTCGGAGCTACTCG TGAACGGCAAGCATGAGCAGGCTCTGGAGTCCCTGCAGCTGAGCCTCAAGCTGCAAGGCTCCCGCAGCCGGGAGGAGCTGCGCAGGCTCCTGAGGTTCATGGCCGTCGCAGCCAAACCACAGGAGGTCCGGCTGCACAAGGAG GTCGAGAACAGAATGGCGGTGAAGAGGTCGTTCTCAAGCGCCATCGTCTACAGCAAAAGACTCTCCAAAGGAAAGGTGGACCTGATGGTTCTGTTCATGATGGATAACCACTGCGATCTGTTCAAA ATTCCAGTTTCATTACACAAGATGGTCAGTGACAGGATCGTGAATATTGTGAAAGGGAAGGATCCAGATGTGATAACAG GATCGTCATCGTGCGCCAGAGTGAGCTCCAAGGCGTACGCCGAAAACGCAGAAAGAACCACGAAAGAGGAACTTTGGTCGTTGCTGCGGAGAGTCCACGAGAACCCCAAACTGTCGgataaagaaaagaggaggcTGCTGGGACAGTTTTACAAAGGCCACCCAGAGATCTTTGTTCAGTACTTTGGAAATCGATTGTCCAGCATCAACGTGTTGCTGCAGTGA
- the prrg4 gene encoding transmembrane gamma-carboxyglutamic acid protein 4 translates to MLFHLLILLQLLSRGDLACVRRLLSDHEDQEVFVGEGDAKSFLGRHLLFNRFDFEIFVPGNLERECYEEDCNYEEAREIFENIPATEDFWKQYSAEKDKRHTRVDVTALLVGLVAVGVVIVIGGLLLWYFCHGKCKTFNRANSIQVRPRRSNASLIMRRLEEVSLQPVLPPPHPAVEEPVGLPSYEQAIAKTGPYDAPPPPYPGSQPGSIRR, encoded by the exons ATGTTGTTTCATCTGTTGATACTCCTTCAACTCCTGTCTCGCGGAGACCTGGCCTGTGTGAGGAGGCTGCTGTCGGACCATGAAGACCAAGAAG TGTTTGTCGGTGAAGGGGACGCGAAGTCGTTCTTGGGTCGCCATCTGTTGTTCAACCGGTTCGACTTTGAGATTTTCGTTCCTGGAAATCTGGAGAGGGAGTGTTATGAAGAAGACTGCAATTACGAAGAAGCAAGGGAGATCTTTGAAAACATCCCGGCTACA GAGGATTTTTGGAAGCAATACTCTGCAG AAAAGGACAAACGCCACACGCGGGTTGATGTGACCGCTCTTTTGGTGGGATTGGTTGCTGTTGGTGTGGTCATTGTTATTGGTGGCCTTCTGCTCTGGTATTTCTGCCATGGCAAATGCAAGACCTTTAATCGCGCAAA ctccatccaggtgcgaccgAGGAGGAGTAATGCTTCTCTAATAATGCGGCGGTTAGAGGAGGTGTCCTTACAACCTGTTCTCCCACCTCCACATCCAGCTGTGGAGGAGCCGGTGGGGTTGCCTTCTTATGAGCAGGCAATTGCAAAAACTGGACCGTATGatgccccacctcctccctatCCTGG CTCACAACCTGGGAGTATTCGGCGGTAG
- the qser1 gene encoding glutamine and serine-rich protein 1 — protein MMDRNYPTSGFADALAPPAQTVASWAYDRSAASVKPSSSYGAAHLDAELLHQLPTYTTSHLPATAGTLDSSSNSSETSIMSFLSAMESRSLQAGPVGASLLPPFRPLSWPAGTISSTELYLTGALPSTATFPSPAALSSYQHAGAYPSRSYATNPSLALQDPAFSTSANGLFSHHDPLIHLKSSQTLLPTALAFSHLSTPALGSALPVQSSTYRSAQESAPHLLQPQFSLLPSALPAPHGAPQPYGAAVFSGSIERALQRECSVIKHHQRPSSSHTASEQLPNSEHPLQGYFGSGSEVDVSYQQDPSRQTPASCSPSTGTNSSHGINRAPQPKTDSVTQAYSSTSVPKAKDGSSKLAQHPLGDEESHEHSQKLAGGSPDRYSSPGQKQNSAVANQQSVQLSSLMSTSLSQTYINSQAPSQPSHSTSEKHSPLYKTLPSLSSQSDNVEAVSQTLVYSSSPGMSHEQEIQYGAQVQGLCQGNPSESYPSSHSQGAPNVTFTSLSQGQVSVTPSYVTGQSLNASYPATCVRSLPTSDSSQDYSLMQSSVGVKTHDALSGQQTQPHKYVLSPPLPTYSSTAQALQNNIRSSIQDIKPTYGKHKLGELPIQDVDALQQASMDASAAASDMAAHNNVIYVVSKMDDHHKTQSVIRSYSRSEDQLMGLGHTSSAQIKDERMAPLSQQHIHLSSANGQETANTKTTNSSILSSHVPLGSEQLKQHQLKSPDSHQQNPQNHTQSQSQTPVAHPQYITVPSALLEPSQMILLQQPLVHHGQNTSKAVSVQGIQPAQDLGPVHVQYLQMSQELLGPGVTEAQGQQGVSEQSSGCPDSSKHYGQSANRQPDDAKNHFALNSICFPDSMLLADERNILSNVDDILAATVAACGVTPQDFAKAASSAEAEMAAMASPADSKGHFQTVDVRHMSPSFSSAQQAIMTNTNAHNMTMTLNDVQMATNCHGQPVHHSGSELDTNGDGGSSESDYHLAGQVYDPPGFQGLVKGNARCIKTEDGLVECQGGDDFPKKKARSKSSTKPGGPEEDSGQARPAKRSGQAKRQNSRGSDVSPPSAAHAVYDGCPHQERIRQKIREVEEKQPEVKTGFIGSFLDFIKSGPKHQYSPSPTRTINRPRKPGATSKPPLGPLPSLPPRLQPLPGPSMPQESRGASSQQKRLDEDLQKNLETLPSFSSDEEENTGRNQALRNRISSALSALDESSDRKPRADNPIPGLMMKTDHVPSMPHTVAETCLSRVTTPTPTANAITSGPVFAAKEESKEAPPGQLAARLTNVAMEGLTDEELSDSGGEGMYRERDEFVVRNEDIENLKVTMRAGSEPPAIWKVQKALLQKFVPELRDGRRVFSATNSYLGYFGDAKTMYQRVYVKFLDTVNKREYVRVCSRKPRCKPMNSLRGVQVKTLLGLTSDPSSVSQSQKPRHKQLKSRAEAPPKKRRKWKEELSPTASGSSADEEGEDDELNPPLPFASRLLNTRTMKETFRSFVELLVSIALDEDVMTALERANDDLLLPQMKRVDGIITDNRKRLLHKLHIGQVLKAALDSFPELSVVTELKKDGETPAVKVRLSGKAYNKKTMKPYKMPNKVPQEYTVDQQKTPWFSLYHSLQHYKYHTYLMCKDEIASMRVQTVDLGQEEAVQKCLQNGAWVEGLFDRFGELINQVQQACR, from the exons ATGATGGACAGGAACTACCCGACCTCCGGCTTTGCGGACGCGCTGGCTCCTCCAGCACAGACCGTAGCTTCTTGGGCCTATGACCGCAGCGCGGCGAGTGTCAAGCCAAG TTCCAGTTATGGAGCAGCACACCTCGATGCAGAGCTCCTGCACCAGCTTCCCACCTACACTACATCGCACCTTCCTGCAACAGCAG GAACACTCGACTCGAGCAGTAATTCTTCTGAGACCTCAATCATGAGCTTCCTGTCAGCCATGGAATCGAGAAGCCTTCAGGCTGGTCCTGTTGGTGCCTCACTGCTGCCTCCTTTTCGACCCCTATCATGGCCTGCCG GTACCATCTCCAGCACAGAGCTGTATTTGACTGGCGCCCTGCCTTCTACAGCCACGTTCccctctcctgctgctctgtcGTCCTATCAGCACGCTGGTGCCTACCCTTCCCGGAGTTATGCTACCAACCCATCCTTGGCTCTCCAGGATCCTGCCTTCAGCACTTCCGCCAATGGCCTGTTCTCTCACCATGACCCCCTCATCCATCTCAAATCAAGCCAGACTCTGCTTCCCACTGCACTGGCATTCAGTCATCTCTCCACGCCCGCGTTGGGTTCGGCTCTGCCTGTCCAGTCCTCGACCTACCGCTCAGCTCAGGAGTCGGCCCCGCACCTCTTGCAACCCCAGTTCAGCCTTCTCCCCTCTGCCCTGCCCGCCCCTCATGGTGCGCCACAACCCTATGGGGCCGCGGTTTTCTCAGGCTCTATTGAAAGAGCTCTTCAGCGTGAATGTAGTGTAATCAAACACCACCAGAGGCCTTCCAGCAGCCACACGGCCTCCGAGCAATTGCCCAATTCAGAGCACCCCTTACAAGGGTACTTTGGCTCTGGCAGTGAAGTGGACGTGTCCTACCAGCAGGACCCGTCCCGTCAGACCCCCGCGTCCTGCAGCCCTTCCACAGGAACCAATTCCTCCCACGGGATCAATCGGGCTCCACAACCCAAAACGGACTCAGTAACTCAAGCTTATTCTTCCACCTCTGTGCCGAAGGCTAAAGACGGCTCTTCCAAGCTGGCTCAACACCCTCTTGGGGACGAGGAGAGTCACGAGCACTCTCAGAAGCTGGCTGGAGGGTCTCCCGACCGCTACTCCTCCCCGGGGCAGAAGCAGAACTCTGCGGTTGCTAATCAGCAGTCAGTCCAGCTCTCCAGCCTCATGTCCACGAGTCTGTCTCAAACCTACATCAACTCCCAAGCCCCGTCACAGCCCTCCCATTCCACCTCGGAGAAACACTCCCCCCTTTACAAGACTCTGCCTTCCCTCTCGAGCCAGTCGGACAACGTGGAAGCTGTTAGTCAGACTCTGGTTTACTCCTCCAGTCCTGGGATGAGCCACGAGCAGGAGATCCAGTATGGCGCTCAGGTCCAGGGCTTGTGCCAGGGGAATCCCTCTGAGAGCTACCCCTCATCCCACTCTCAGGGTGCCCCGAATGTGACTTTCACTTCTCTGTCACAGGGGCAAGTGTCTGTGACTCCGAGCTATGTCACGGGACAATCCCTCAACGCCTCTTACCCAGCGACGTGTGTGCGGAGTCTGCCCACATCCGATTCTTCACAGGACTACAGCCTCATGCAGTCGTCCGTCGGGGTTAAAACGCACGACGCACTGTCCGGACAACAGACACAGCCCCACAAATACGTTTTGTCCCCACCGTTGCCTACCTACTCTTCAACTGCTCAAGCCTTACAAAACAACATCAGATCCTCAATACAGGACATAAAGCCAACATATGGGAAACATAAACTCGGAGAGCTTCCCATCCAGGACGTAGACGCGCTCCAGCAGGCGTCGATGGACGCGTCCGCTGCAGCCAGTGACATGGCCGCTCacaacaacgtcatctatgtcGTTTCAAAAATGGACGATCATCACAAAACGCAAAGCGTCATCCGAAGCTATTCACGCTCTGAGGACCAGCTCATGGGACTCGGGCATACGAGCTCGGCACAGATAAAGGATGAACGGATGGCTCCTCTGAGCCAACAGCACATTCATCTAAGCAGTGCCAATGGTCAGGAAACTGCCAACACAAAAACGACTAACTCCAGTATTCTATCTTCACATGTACCACTTGGCTCAGAGCAGCTCAAGCAGCACCAACTCAAATCTCCCGACTCACATCAACAGAATCCCCAGAATCACACTCAGTCCCAGAGCCAGACCCCCGTCGCCCACCCCCAATACATCACCGTCCCCAGCGCTCTTCTCGAACCCAGCCAGATGATTCTACTTCAGCAGCCCCTCGTCCACCACGGTCAAAACACTTCTAAGGCGGTGTCTGTGCAAGGTATCCAACCCGCCCAAGATCTGGGCCCTGTTCACGTCCAGTATCTTCAGATGAGCCAAGAGCTGCTGGGGCCCGGCGTCACCGAGGCCCAGGGGCAGCAGGGCGTGTCCGAGCAGAGCTCCGGATGCCCCGATTCCTCCAAACACTACGGCCAGTCGGCCAATCGGCAACCGGACGACGCCAAGAACCACTTTGCTCTCAACTCCATCTGCTTTCCCGACTCGATGCTTCTCGCGGACGAAAGAAACATTTTGTCAAACGTCGACGACATCCTGGCCGCCACGGTGGCCGCCTGCGGTGTCACGCCGCAAGACTTCGCCAAAGCGGCGTCCTCCGCCGAGGCGGAGATGGCGGCGATGGCGAGCCCCGCGGATTCCAAAGGCCACTTCCAGACCGTGGACGTAAGGCACATGTCACCGAGTTTCTCCTCGGCACAACAGGCAATCATGACCAACACGAACGCCCACAACATGACCATGACACTAAATGACGTTCAGATGGCCACAAACTGCCACGGCCAGCCCGTTCACCACAGCGGCTCTGAGCTGGACACTAATGGAGACGGAGGGAGCTCCGAGAGTGATTATCACTTAGCGGGTCAGGTGTATGACCCCCCGGGTTTCCAGGGCTTAGTCAAAGGGAATGCGAGGTGTATTAAAACGGAGGACGGCCTCGTGGAATGCCAAGGCGGCGACGACTTTCCCAAAAAGAAGGCTCGCTCCAAATCCTCCACCAAACCCGGTGGCCCCGAGGAGGACAGTGGTCAGGCCAGACCGGCCAAGCGCAGCGGGCAGGCGAAGCGGCAGAACTCCCGCGGTAGTGACGTCAGCCCGCCGTCTGCCGCGCACGCCGTGTACGACGGCTGTCCGCACCAGGAGAGAATCAGGCAGAAGATCCGAGAGGTCGAAGAGAAACAGCCAGAGGTGAAAACCGGCTTCATCGGCTCCTTCCTCGACTTCATCAAGTCCGGCCCCAAACATCAGTACTCTCCGAGTCCGACGCGGACGATCAACCGCCCGAGGAAGCCCGGCGCCACTTCCAAGCCGCCGCTCGGTCCTTTGCCTTCTTTGCCGCCCCGACTGCAGCCTCTGCCCGGGCCCTCGATGCCCCAGGAGAGTCGAGGAGCGAGCAGCCAGCAGAAGCGTCTGGATGAAGATTTGCAAAAGAACTTGGAGACTCTGCCATCGTTCAGCTCCGACgaagaggagaacacggggaGGAACCAGGCCCTGAGGAACCGCATCAGCTCGGCGCTGTCGGCTCTGGATGAGTCTTCAGATCGGAAACCAAGGGCAG ACAACCCAATCCCTGGTTTGATGATGAAGACGGACCACGTTCCCAGCATGCCCCACACCGTCGCCGAGACCTGTTTGTCCCGCGTAACCACGCCGACGCCGACGGCAAACGCCATCACATCGGGGCCCGTGTTTGCGGCGAAAGAGGAGTCCAAAGAGGCCCCGCCGGGCCAGCTGGCTGCGCGGCTGACGAACGTGGCCATGGAGGGACTGACCGACGAGGAGCTGTCGGACAGCGGCGGCGAGGGGATGTACCGGGAGAGGGACGAGTTCGTCGTCAGGAATGAAGATATCGAGAACTTGAAG GTGACGATGAGAGCGGGCAGCGAGCCTCCAGCCATCTGGAAGGTCCAGAAGGCTCTGCTGCAGAAATTTGTGCCCGAGTTGAGAGACGGAAGGCGAGTCTTCTCGGCCACCAACAGC TATCTTGGATACTTTGGTGACGCCAAGACCATGTACCAGAGGGTGTATGTGAAGTTCTTGGACACCGTCAACAAAAGGGAGTACGTCCGCGTCTGCAGCCGGAAGCCACGCTGCAAGCCGATGAACTCGCTACG GGGTGTTCAGGTGAAAACTCTGCTGGGCTTGACCTCCGACCCCTCCTCAGTCTCCCAAAGCCAAAAGCCTCGACACAAACAACTCAAGTCCCGGGCAGAGGCCCCaccgaagaagaggaggaaatggaAGGAGGAGTTGTCGCCGACTGCCTCGGGATCATCTGCAGAcgaggaaggagaagatgatG AATTAAACCCTCCACTGCCGTTTGCTTCACGGTTACTCAACACGCGCACCATGAAGGAGACGTTCAGGAGCTTCGTGGAGCTGCTCGTCAGCATTGCCTTAGACGAAGATGTAATGACGGCGCTGGAGAGGGCAAACG ATGATCTCCTGCTGCCACAGATGAAAAGAGTGGATGGGATTATCACCGACAACAGGAAACGCCTGCTTCACAAACTGCACATCGGGCAGGtcctaaag GCGGCTCTCGACAGCTTCCCAGAGCTCTCAGTGGTGACTGAACTGAAGAAGGATGGGGAAACCCCCGCCGTTAAGGTGCGTCTCAGTGGGAAGGCCTACAACAAGAAAACAATGAAGCCCTACAAGATGCCGAACAAAGTGCCTCAG gagTACACAGTGGACCAGCAGAAAACTCCGTGGTTCTCTCTGTACCACTCGTTGCAGCATTACAAGTACCACACGTACCTGATGTGTAAGGACGAG ATTGCGTCCATGCGGGTGCAGACGGTGGACCTGGGGCAGGAGGAGGCGGTGCAGAAGTGTCTGCAGAACGGAGCGTGGGTCGAGGGGCTCTTCGACCGCTTCGGAGAGCTCATCAATCAGGTGCAGCAGGCCTGCCGCTGA